In methanogenic archaeon ISO4-H5, the following are encoded in one genomic region:
- a CDS encoding ATP-NAD kinase, whose translation MDSLLETLSAIADAVKKAVDLIPTLEERGKDLGMGADGTSTSEVDKIAENTVLDYIARHNVPLNVLSEEIGYVDNGYEEVLVLDPIDGTSNCIAGVPMFTISMAVGKSKLSDIHTAYLRNLTTGEAMWALRGKGAYKDGKQVHVRDLNPRDMFMMIYLGNGADPKAFALAKRVHSSRSYGCASIEMALVAEGQADGFYMHSENFNRGIRVVDIAASYLLLKEAGGHVFDLEGNPLDMPFSLDARSSFFACGQPELFDFAVNGHPFIKKDRKYGLLVNPNVPKAKEYVERAYSCLKGQDVVVDPVAGEMLGIQSVPVPDMDVDIIVTIGGDGTILRTAMSNSAAIVGINAGGVGFLAEIDIDDIEEGLARLIRGEFSIDERFKLDTFYNGKKLEPAVNETVVHTDTVGKIRQFKVYVDGRLATELRADGIIISTPTGSTCYAMSLGAPIIDPNVNAFVIVPMAAYKFACRPIVVPADADITVECVLDRGCLLVIDGQAEHQVPGQVKIDFQRSKEKVRFVMFGKDFYSRVREKLVNAI comes from the coding sequence ATGGATTCTTTGCTGGAGACACTGTCCGCTATCGCGGATGCCGTGAAGAAAGCTGTCGACCTCATCCCCACCCTCGAGGAAAGGGGTAAGGACCTGGGTATGGGAGCCGACGGCACGTCGACCTCCGAGGTGGACAAGATAGCGGAGAATACCGTTCTGGATTACATCGCGCGCCATAACGTCCCCCTGAACGTCCTCAGCGAGGAGATCGGCTATGTGGACAACGGTTACGAGGAAGTTTTGGTTCTCGACCCCATCGACGGCACCTCCAACTGTATCGCGGGAGTGCCCATGTTCACCATCTCGATGGCCGTGGGAAAGTCCAAACTGTCTGACATCCACACCGCCTACCTGCGCAACCTGACTACCGGAGAAGCTATGTGGGCTCTCCGCGGAAAGGGTGCTTACAAAGACGGGAAACAGGTGCATGTCCGCGACCTCAATCCCCGCGATATGTTCATGATGATCTATCTCGGCAACGGCGCCGACCCCAAGGCATTCGCATTGGCCAAGAGGGTGCATTCCTCCCGTTCCTACGGCTGCGCATCCATCGAGATGGCGCTGGTCGCAGAGGGACAGGCAGACGGATTCTACATGCATTCCGAGAATTTCAACCGCGGCATCAGGGTGGTCGACATAGCCGCCAGCTATCTCCTCCTCAAGGAGGCGGGAGGACATGTGTTCGACCTCGAAGGCAACCCCCTGGATATGCCGTTCTCTCTGGACGCCCGTTCCAGTTTTTTCGCCTGCGGACAGCCCGAGCTCTTCGATTTCGCCGTGAACGGACATCCGTTCATCAAGAAGGACCGTAAATACGGTCTGCTGGTGAATCCGAACGTCCCCAAGGCCAAGGAATATGTCGAGAGGGCATACAGCTGTCTGAAGGGACAGGACGTGGTCGTCGATCCCGTGGCGGGAGAGATGCTGGGTATACAGTCCGTACCTGTTCCCGACATGGATGTGGACATCATAGTAACCATCGGCGGTGACGGAACGATCCTGAGGACCGCCATGAGCAATTCAGCAGCCATTGTCGGCATCAATGCTGGGGGAGTCGGATTCCTGGCGGAGATCGACATCGACGACATCGAGGAAGGCTTGGCACGCCTCATCCGCGGCGAGTTCTCCATCGACGAGCGTTTCAAGCTTGACACGTTCTACAACGGCAAGAAACTCGAGCCCGCGGTCAACGAGACCGTGGTGCACACCGACACCGTCGGCAAGATCAGGCAGTTCAAGGTCTATGTGGACGGAAGGCTCGCGACAGAACTCCGTGCGGACGGAATAATCATCTCCACCCCTACCGGATCCACCTGTTATGCTATGAGTTTGGGAGCACCCATCATCGATCCCAATGTCAATGCATTCGTCATCGTGCCCATGGCCGCCTACAAGTTCGCCTGCAGGCCCATCGTGGTCCCTGCCGATGCGGACATTACCGTGGAATGTGTTCTCGACAGAGGATGTCTGCTGGTCATCGACGGTCAGGCGGAGCATCAGGTGCCCGGACAGGTGAAGATCGACTTCCAGCGCTCCAAGGAGAAGGTGCGCTTCGTCATGTTCGGCAAGGACTTCTATTCCCGTGTCAGGGAGAAACTGGTGAACGCGATATGA
- a CDS encoding metal-dependent protease, with translation MKIKGVSVDFIDGLNEAAKSTYPDEFICLHRAHDGIIDEIVMLPGTIFGDSHSFIMEWMDPIDYSRSGSAHSHPGFSAEASEDDYEVFGHMGGIHFITCQPYDRNSWRAYNSFGDEITIPLLYADGTEVN, from the coding sequence ATGAAGATCAAAGGCGTGAGTGTCGATTTCATAGACGGACTCAACGAGGCCGCCAAGTCGACCTATCCCGACGAGTTCATCTGTCTCCATCGGGCTCACGACGGAATCATTGATGAGATCGTGATGCTGCCCGGCACCATCTTCGGGGATTCTCACAGCTTCATCATGGAGTGGATGGATCCCATCGATTACTCCCGTTCCGGTTCGGCACACTCCCATCCTGGTTTTTCAGCGGAGGCCTCGGAGGATGATTACGAGGTGTTCGGGCACATGGGAGGCATTCATTTCATTACGTGCCAGCCGTACGACCGTAACAGCTGGAGGGCCTACAATTCCTTCGGGGACGAAATCACAATCCCTCTTCTTTATGCGGATGGCACAGAAGTCAACTAA
- a CDS encoding phosphoglucosamine mutase GlmM1: MEGRPKLSLDSDKDNNMTAERAAAIGIKFGLKFPSVAVIRDSDPSSEMISQALISGLLAAGATVYDADLISVPEALAAFSADCGCILSVGDPDEDGKVSSIVAYSYDGAPLDNEEIHEILRQEAKELPDYKGVGRYVRVTDAEKKYLSKIASTGVSSQGYVIIDCGCGSTSKCAPQMLKAIGADVVTFDAYDCAGKLPRHPGLSKTNLMNIANFVNASIGSIGIAYNGNGTRLALMDESGKYVPGDRLCALMLMYLQPTVAVIPFDSPCVVEDAFNHPLGLKGELEPDRKLIRAKNDLQSIITAMKEYNADFGALNNGTFIFPELGYCPDALYASAVISELAGKRSIRNVLEDIPVYSNRSFRIDFDGDMKKFANKLEERIGYYDIVDRSIAGDAWKIILQHGTYTIKRSDTDPKKLVIFAESSDLVYLITMLEQAKDMIGFCI, encoded by the coding sequence ATGGAAGGACGTCCGAAACTATCATTGGATTCCGATAAAGACAACAACATGACCGCAGAGAGAGCGGCCGCTATCGGAATCAAATTCGGACTGAAATTCCCCTCGGTCGCAGTCATCAGAGACTCCGACCCGAGCAGCGAGATGATCTCGCAGGCACTCATCTCCGGACTTCTCGCAGCTGGTGCCACTGTCTACGATGCCGACCTCATATCGGTACCGGAAGCCTTGGCAGCATTCTCGGCCGATTGTGGATGCATCCTTTCAGTGGGTGACCCGGACGAGGACGGCAAGGTCAGCAGCATTGTAGCTTATTCCTACGACGGTGCGCCTTTGGACAATGAGGAGATCCACGAGATCCTCCGTCAGGAGGCCAAGGAACTTCCTGATTACAAAGGCGTGGGACGCTACGTCCGTGTGACGGATGCAGAGAAGAAGTACCTCAGCAAGATCGCGTCCACCGGTGTGTCCTCCCAGGGTTATGTGATCATCGACTGCGGTTGCGGAAGCACCTCCAAATGCGCCCCGCAGATGCTGAAGGCCATCGGAGCCGACGTGGTCACCTTCGACGCATACGACTGCGCAGGTAAACTGCCCCGTCACCCCGGACTCAGCAAAACCAACCTGATGAACATCGCCAACTTCGTGAACGCCAGCATCGGAAGCATCGGTATCGCCTACAACGGCAACGGTACCCGCCTCGCACTCATGGATGAGAGCGGAAAGTACGTCCCCGGTGACAGGCTCTGCGCCCTCATGCTGATGTATCTGCAGCCCACCGTGGCAGTCATCCCGTTCGATTCCCCCTGTGTGGTGGAGGATGCCTTCAACCACCCTCTCGGCCTCAAGGGAGAACTCGAACCCGACAGGAAGCTTATCAGGGCCAAGAATGACCTGCAATCTATCATCACCGCCATGAAGGAATACAATGCGGACTTCGGCGCACTGAACAACGGTACCTTCATCTTCCCTGAACTCGGATACTGCCCCGATGCCCTATACGCTTCCGCGGTCATCAGCGAGCTCGCAGGAAAGAGGAGCATACGCAACGTCCTGGAAGACATCCCCGTATACTCCAACAGATCGTTCAGGATTGACTTCGACGGCGACATGAAGAAATTCGCCAACAAGCTCGAGGAAAGGATCGGTTACTACGACATTGTGGACCGCAGCATCGCCGGAGACGCGTGGAAGATTATCCTGCAGCACGGCACCTATACCATCAAGCGCAGCGATACCGACCCCAAGAAACTGGTCATCTTCGCTGAATCATCGGACCTAGTCTATCTCATCACCATGCTGGAGCAGGCCAAGGACATGATTGGATTCTGTATCTGA
- a CDS encoding replication-associated recombination protein A encodes MVQTVLFEEEKKPSEPDASMPLAGRMRPRTFDEFCGQRHLIGEGRILRNMIEQDRITSMIFWGPPGVGKTTLATIIANYTKAEFVPYSAVTGGSKEVKEIMAAAEKRRSMGRRTILFVDEIHRFNKAQQDAFLPFVEKGSIILIGATTENPSFEVNSALLSRCKVFVLEGLSTEDIELLLKRTLTDPRGFPGLKVDIDPKILSAIANYANGDARTALNTLEAAVANCPVKDGKVTVTEKAVEDCISRRSLLYDRNGEEHYNIISALHKSMRNSDPDAAIYWLARMLDGGEDPIYIARRLIEFAGDDVGLADPNAQVMATSCFYACKNMGMPECRYALAETVAYLALAPRSNSIAMAIDQALSDVRNSPAEPVPLHIRNAPTKLMKNLGYGKGYEYAEGTEEKITRMQCLPDSLKDRRYYEPGDRGNEVYYRKKLDAIRDWRAGKREDPPK; translated from the coding sequence ATGGTACAGACCGTGCTGTTCGAAGAGGAGAAGAAACCATCCGAGCCCGATGCCAGCATGCCGCTGGCAGGCCGTATGCGTCCCCGTACCTTCGACGAGTTCTGCGGTCAGCGCCATCTGATCGGCGAGGGACGGATCCTCCGCAACATGATTGAGCAGGACCGTATAACTTCAATGATCTTCTGGGGTCCGCCCGGTGTGGGAAAGACCACTTTGGCCACCATCATTGCCAATTACACCAAGGCCGAGTTCGTGCCCTACAGCGCAGTGACCGGCGGAAGCAAGGAGGTCAAGGAGATCATGGCGGCCGCCGAGAAGAGACGTTCCATGGGTCGCCGCACCATCCTCTTCGTGGATGAGATCCACCGTTTCAACAAGGCCCAGCAGGATGCCTTCCTGCCGTTCGTGGAGAAGGGCAGCATCATCCTCATCGGTGCCACCACCGAGAATCCCTCGTTCGAGGTGAACTCCGCTCTGCTATCGCGCTGCAAGGTCTTCGTCCTGGAAGGTCTCAGCACAGAGGATATCGAACTTCTGCTCAAACGGACCCTTACAGACCCCCGCGGATTCCCGGGTCTGAAGGTCGACATCGATCCGAAGATCCTCAGTGCTATTGCTAATTACGCCAACGGGGATGCGAGGACCGCCCTCAATACCTTGGAGGCAGCGGTCGCCAACTGTCCCGTCAAAGATGGAAAAGTAACCGTCACCGAGAAGGCCGTGGAGGACTGCATCTCCCGCCGTTCCCTCCTGTACGACCGCAACGGAGAGGAGCATTACAACATCATCTCTGCGCTTCACAAATCCATGAGGAACAGCGACCCCGACGCAGCCATCTATTGGCTAGCCCGCATGCTCGACGGAGGGGAGGATCCGATCTACATCGCCCGCCGTCTCATCGAGTTCGCCGGTGACGATGTCGGTCTTGCCGACCCCAACGCTCAGGTCATGGCAACATCCTGTTTCTACGCCTGTAAGAACATGGGCATGCCCGAATGCAGGTATGCATTGGCTGAGACTGTGGCATATCTGGCACTTGCACCGCGTTCCAACTCCATCGCCATGGCCATCGACCAGGCCCTGAGCGATGTCCGCAACAGTCCTGCGGAACCGGTCCCGCTGCATATTCGCAATGCCCCCACCAAACTGATGAAGAATCTAGGTTATGGGAAGGGCTATGAATATGCGGAAGGAACCGAGGAGAAGATCACACGCATGCAATGCCTTCCCGACTCGCTCAAGGACCGGAGATACTACGAACCCGGCGACAGGGGCAACGAGGTCTATTACCGCAAGAAGCTCGACGCGATTAGGGATTGGCGTGCCGGAAAACGCGAGGACCCGCCCAAGTGA
- a CDS encoding transmembrane protein — MSLNDETSWVLRWGTVVGLAIMAVGLVLSFAGFSEDIIAAGILVLIFTPAAGVVISTKCLIQEKDWKWVKVAVLLIIILVAGSLLSYFT, encoded by the coding sequence ATGAGCCTCAACGACGAGACCTCATGGGTCCTGAGATGGGGCACCGTGGTCGGCCTTGCGATCATGGCTGTCGGACTCGTCCTTTCCTTTGCAGGATTCAGCGAGGACATCATCGCAGCGGGAATCCTCGTGCTGATATTCACCCCTGCGGCAGGAGTCGTAATCTCCACCAAATGCCTCATCCAAGAGAAAGATTGGAAATGGGTAAAGGTCGCAGTCCTGCTGATAATAATCCTCGTGGCAGGCAGCCTGCTCAGTTACTTCACCTGA